The proteins below are encoded in one region of Macadamia integrifolia cultivar HAES 741 unplaced genomic scaffold, SCU_Mint_v3 scaffold_18A, whole genome shotgun sequence:
- the LOC122071131 gene encoding peroxidase 5-like, translating to MVLLAQVELVLLQFFMVLVVLVVNGGPLEIGFYNESCPSAEETVKWVVARAYESKPGIAPGLIRLHFHDCFVRGCDGSVLLDSTPGNPSEKEADPNKSLQGFEVIDKAKEMIEAQCPHIVSCADILAFAARDSATLAGKIDYQVPVGRLDGRVSIASEVLLNIPSPLFNATQLVANFAVKNLTAEDMVTLSGAHSIGVAHCDAFINRLYNFSETSDVDPSLDPIYAKFLKIKCPPNVTHTDPTIVQLDALTPETLDNKYYVGLKLNLGLLTSDQALLTNETLEAMVNMNAYHPEVWDWAFAKAMVKMGEIIEVETGTEGEIRVNCRVINSGSFAFTD from the exons ATGGTTCTGCTTGCTCAGGTTGAGCTTGTTCTCTTGCAGTTTTTTATGGTTCTGGTAGTGTTAGTGGTTAATGGAGGCCCCTTGGAGATTGGGTTTTACAATGAATCATGTCCCTCAGCCGAAGAAACTGTTAAGTGGGTAGTTGCCAGGGCTTATGAAAGTAAACCAGGCATAGCTCCTGGACTCATCCGCCTGCATTTCCATGACTGCTTTGTAAGG GGTTGTGATGGGTCTGTACTATTGGACTCAACCCCAGGAAATCCATCAGAGAAAGAAGCAGATCCTAACAAAAGCCTTCAAGGTTTCGAAGTAATTGATAAAGCTAAGGAAATGATCGAAGCTCAATGTCCACATATTGTCTCTTGCGCTGACATCCTCGCCTTTGCTGCTCGAGACAGTGCAACTCTGGCTGGGAAAATAGATTACCAAGTCCCGGTAGGGCGGTTGGATGGTAGAGTCTCTATAGCGAGTGAG GTATTACTTAATATACCATCTCCACTCTTCAATGCCACTCAACTTGTCGCCAATTTCGCTGTCAAGAACTTAACTGCTGAAGACATGGTTACACTTTCCGGCGCCCATTCGATCGGCGTCGCACATTGCGACGCATTCATTAATAGGTTATATAACTTCAGTGAAACCAGTGATGTGGATCCAAGTCTCGACCCAATTTATGCTAAGTTTCTTAAGATCAAATGCCCTCCAAATGTTACACATACAGACCCTACCATTGTTCAATTGGATGCTTTGACACCAGAGACCTTGGACAACAAGTACTATGTGGGGCTAAAGCTTAACTTGGGTCTATTAACATCTGATCAAGCTCTGCTTACTAATGAAACCCTTGAAGCTATGGTGAACATGAATGCTTACCATCCTGAGGTGTGGGACTGGGCATTTGCTAAAGCTATGGTGAAGATGGGAGAGATAATTGAGGTTGAGACTGGAACTGAAGGAGAGATCAGGGTTAACTGTAGGGTCATTAATAGTGGTAGCTTTGCCTTCACTGATTAG
- the LOC122071139 gene encoding protein LURP-one-related 15 isoform X2: MSSGNPPIPSPQSTPPASPIQPDQTLEASTSASAIGFPPISHLPFDLFVRKRHQDLKRGELTFTDSSGNLVFKVDGKSSKSTPQPRRLLLDDSGTPIFSIFPFDGRWQGFKGESENWKDLVFRVGRTYCSLLTTELEVFLVDENWGDSTSDFKIKDESSVQA, from the exons ATGAGTTCCGGTAATCCTCCGATACCATCGCCACAATCAACTCCACCAGCCAGTCCAATCCAACCGGATCAAACCCTTGAAGCTTCCACAAGCGCTTCTGCCATCGGATTTCCGCCGATCTCGCATTTACCGTTTGATCTCTTCGTACGAAAGAGACATCAAGACCTTAAACGTGGCGAATTGACGTTCACCGACTCTTCCGGCAATCTCGTGTTCAAGGTCGACGGCAAATCCTCCAAATCCACTCCCCAACCCAGGCGACTCTTGCTCGATGATTCAGGAACTCCCATCTTCTCCATCTTCCCCTTCGAT GGTAGATGGCAAGGCTTTAAGGGGGAGAGTGAGAATTGGAAGGATCTAGTGTTTAGGGTTGGGAGGACTTACTGCTCGCTTTTGACTACAGAGTTGGAGGTGTTTTTGGTTGATGAGAATTGGGGAGACTCAACATCAGATTTTAAGATCAAAG